In one window of Gossypium arboreum isolate Shixiya-1 chromosome 4, ASM2569848v2, whole genome shotgun sequence DNA:
- the LOC108459216 gene encoding ras-related protein Rab11C-like translates to MAYKVDHEYDYLFKIVLIGDSGVGKSNILSRFTRNEFFLESKSTIGVEFATRTLQVEGKTIKAQIWDTAGQERYRAITSAYYRGAVGALLVYDITKRQTFDNVLRWLRELRDHADSNIVIMMAGNKSDLNHLRAVSTEDAEGLAEKEGLSFLETSALEAFNVEKAFQTILLDIYQIIRKKALAAQEAGSTTGVPHGTTIKVSNLQDNGTKNACCST, encoded by the exons ATGGCATATAAAGTGGATCATGAATATGACTATTTATTTAAGATTGTATTGATCGGAGATTCGGGTGTAGGAAAATCAAATATTCTTTCAAGATTTACGAGAAATGAGTTTTTTTTGGAATCGAAATCCACCATTGGTGTCGAATTTGCAACTAGGACTCTTCAG GTAGAAGGGAAGACAATTAAGGCCCAAATATGGGATACGGCTGGTCAAGAGAGGTATCGAGCCATTACAAGTGCTTACTATAGAGGTGCAGTTGGGGCATTGTTGGTTTACGATATAACTAAAAGGCAAACCTTCGACAATGTCCTAAGATGGTTACGTGAACTAAGAGACCATGCTGATTCAAACATCGTCATTATGATGGCCGGAAATAAGTCCGATCTCAACCATCTTCGAGCGGTCTCAACGGAAGATGCTGAAGGCTTGGCCGAGAAAGAAGGTCTTTCATTCCTCGAAACATCCGCACTAGAAGCTTTCAATGTCGAGAAGGCATTTCAGACAATCTTGTTGGATATTTATCAGATAATAAGAAAAAAAGCGTTGGCAGCACAAGAAGCGGGTTCCACCACTGGTGTTCCTCATGGAACCACCATTAAAGTCTCCAATCTGCAAGATAATGGAACCAAGAATGCTTGTTGTTCCACCTAA